GTTCGCGCAGTCCCGCTGCAAAGGCCACGGCATCGCCGGCGCCGCCGCCGGTCTCCAGGCGTCGCCAGGTACCGTCATGGCGCAGGTCCAGTTGCGCCCCGTCGTCGGCACTGGTCCAGCGCCACGATTCCCAGCCATCGATATCAACCGGATCGACATCCAGCCACAGCACCCGCGGCCGGGCACGCGCCGGTTCCGCGTAGCGGCGTCGCACGCGCCAGTCCAGCGCGCGCCGCGCCGGCGAGAACAGGGTCATGCCGACCGCGGCCTCGTAGTGCGGCCAGCGCTCCCGCAGCACACGCATCCCGGCCTCGCCGAGCAAGCGCCGGCGCTCATGGCCGAAGCTCTGGCTGCGCGCGTGGCGCACCAGCACGTTGCCGGCGATCACATGACGCCATCCTGCGGCTTCGGCGCGCTGGCACCAGTCGTTCTCTTCCCCGTAGCCCTGCGGGAAGGCCTCGGCATCGAGCAGGCCGACGGCATCGAGGGCGCTGCGGCGCAGGTAGAGACAGAAGCCATTGCCGGTAGGCAATTCCGGATAGGCCGTGCCCGCCGACTGCCACAACGCGCGAGCCGCATCGACGAACTGCCAGCCTTCCGGAAACGGGTTTTCGCATTCGAGCTCCGGCACCGAGAAGGCACCGGCGTTGTCCGACACGGCTGTCGCGCTGGCGGTATCGGAACGGGTGTAACAGGCACGGCGCAGGCCGCACAGCCAATGCGCAGCGACCTCCGCATCGGCATTGAGCAGCACCACGTCGGCACGCCCGGCTTCGGTGATGCCACGATTGGCGGTGGCCGTGAAGCCGAGGTTGGTGGCATTGCGCAGGATCGTGACGCCGGCGCGGTGCCGATACGCTTCCAGTAGCGGCGCGATCGCCGGATCGGGGCTTGCATCGTCGATCACGATCAGCCGGGCCGGGCCGACAGTGTGCTCGAGCACACTGTCGAGGCAGGCCCGCACCGCTTCCGGTGCGTTGTAGACAGGCACCACGATTGCCACGTCGTGCGCCAGCTCGCGGCGCGCCGTACGCGCGTCGATCAGCTCGGCGTCGGGTGGCGACCGGGGTTCGCGAATGGCGGGCGCCGCCGACAGGCCCGGCTGGCCGATATGCAATCCCACTGCACGGCTGGTCACCGGACCGGCGCGAAGATGCAGGGCCATGGCAGAGCGGCCGCTGGGCGAGTGCGGAAGATCCAGCGCGATCCGGCCGGCGCCGTCGGCCTGCAGGCAGGCATAGAGGATGTCGTCGATGTAGACGTCGACGGCAGCGGCCGGCGCAGCGTGCATCTGCAGCTGACGGCCATCCCATTCCACGCGGTGCGGCAGGTCAGCGGTCGCGGTATCACTCATGGCGGTCATCCCTTCCAGCACCTATCCATCCCGTCTGTCTTCCCGTTCACGGCGCAATGCCTGGCGGTGTTCGCCGGCCAGTTGCAGCAGCAGCGCCTCGCTGCTGGCCGAGAGCGCCGGCAAGGGCGCATCCAGCAAAACCCGCCCGCTCTCCAGCAGCGCCCAGAATTCCGATTGCGCCGCACTGACGTGCGGCAGGCGCGCGTGCCGCTGCGAAGCCAGCGGCGCGCCAACCCAGGCGTGGATCTCCTCGGCGCAGGGGCGGCGCAGGCCGCGCACGCCCAGCTCCAGCAGGCGCGTATGCAGCGCCGCAGTCACGCGCAACGGGTCGTCCAGCAGCGCATGGTAGTCGACCAGGACACGGCGGCGCGCCTTTGTAGCCGCGAACGCCTGCAGGTTGTAGTGCTCCCACAGCGCCAGCGCGTGCGGAATGGTCAGCCCGTCGCGGCGCGCAATCGACGCGGCGACCGCCGCGGGCGCGCGCACGACGTGCACGAACACCGCGTCGGCGGCAAGATCATCCAGTTCCGGCATCAGCAGGCACAGCCGCGGTTCCTTGAGGAACCACAGCCCGGCGGCCGACAGGTCATCCAGCGGTGTCCGCAACGCGGCGCGAAGGCGCGCGCGCGAGGCCGGCAGCGCCTCCGCATCCCAACCCAGCGGGATCGACCAGTCGCCGCCACGCAGGCGCAGCGCCTCCACGCAGGCGGCGTGCACATCACCGCGTTCGAGAAAACCACGCGCATTTTCCGCGGGATTGCTCAGGAACCCCGCCGCCGACCCACCATAGGCGCCCATCAGCTGCAGCAGGCCGCTGACGCAGGAGGTGCCGGAGCGATGCATGCCCAGCACGACCAGCCCCTGCGCACGCGCCGGGGGGCGCTCGCGCGGCGCCGGTCGCGCCTGTCCGTCCAGCTGCTCCAGCAATTGGCGCATGAGCTGGGCCGTGTCGAGCCAGCGGCGTTCCTGGCGCAGGGTGGCGCCACAGCGATCGGGCCACGCCTGGCGCTCTTTCACATCGCGAACGAGCCGGCGCAACGCGTCGACGGCTGCCAGGTCCACTGCAGCAGCAGGCTCCGACGGCAACCGGAAGGCCCGCGGAATGTCCACGCCGTCGCAGGGCAAGGCCGTGGCGGGAACGATCACGGGCTTGCCCATGGCCAGGGCGCGCAGGGCGGCGTAGCCCTGGCCGGGCGTCGCGGTCAGGGCCAGGTAGGCATCGGCAGCGGCCAGCAGGCCGTTGCGCTGCTCTTCGGGTAGCAGCGGCCGGGGCAGCACGGTCACGCGGCCACCGTGGGGATTGAGCGCCACGGCGCGCGTCGCCGCAGCCAGGTCGATGCCCGGTGCATCCACCCACAGCACCAGGCGCACCGGATCTTCCCGGCGGAATGCCCGGGCGAAGACCTGCATCAGACGCCACGGTGCATCCGCCTCGTTCCAGCGCAGCGTCGCCGCCACGACGAACTCGCCGTGCGGATTGTGGGTGGCGCCGATGCCCGGATGGGCGTAGTCGGGGTCGACACCCCAAGGAACAATGTGGATATTTCCCTTGAAGCCGGTTTTGCGCACGCGCTCGACCAGCCACTCGCGCGTCACCCACAGCATGTCCATCGCCTGCATGCCGGCCCGCTGGCAGGCATCCAGTGCAAACGGATCGTCCGGCAGGATGCCGATGCGGAATCCGGCAGTCGGCAAGGTGAGCCACAGGGCTGGGTCACCGGCCGCCAGCAGCGGAACATTCGACAGCGGTACGCGCCGCCGGATGGTGTTGAGCACGTGGTCCTGGCTGTCGGGCGTTTCCGCGATCGCGGCCGGCAGCACCGGCGCATGCAAGGGGCGATAGCGCACATCGATACCGGCCTGGTCCATCGCACGCACCAGGGGACGCAGCCACTCGGCCGTCGCACGCGGGAAATCCAGTGCGCCGAACAGCATGACCCGGCGGCCGTAGCGTGACGCCAGCTCGCCGCCCCAGTGGCGCAGGAACGTCGCGCGGCCGGTGGCCAATAGATCTTGCCGGTGCGCGGCGTTGTCGGCGGTCGAGCCGTGCTGGCGATGCACCAGGCTGACCGATCCGCACAATACCGTGCGAAACCCGGCGGCGCGGGCGCGCAGGCAGTAGTCGGTGTCTTCGACGTAAGTGTCGTAGTCGGTGTGCAGGGGGCCGATGGCCGCGATGACTTCGCGTCGAATCAGCACCGCCGCGAACACAACGCCCTGCACGTCCCGCGAGGGCGCAGTGTACTGCCCGACGTCGCGCTCGACGCGCCCGGACGCCAGCTGGACGCCGATGCCGTCGTCGGGCATCACGACCGTGCCCGCGTGCAGCAGGCGGCCCTCACCGTCGACCAGACGGCATCCGGCAATGCCGATGTCGGCCGCCGCGTACGCGCATTCGCGCAGACGCAGCAGCCAGTCGTGCTGGCGCAGCTCCAGGTCGTTATTGAGCAGCACGATATCGTGGGTGGGGCCGGCGAGATCGATGCCGGCATTGTTGCCGCGCACGAAGCCCAGGTTGCGCGGCAGTGTCAGCACGCGCACGCGGTCGTGGTAGTCACGCAGGCCTTCCGCGGTGCCGTCGGTGGAGCCGTTGTCCACCACGATGATCTGTGCGCCCGTGCAATCGGTGGCCAGCAAGGTATCGAGGGCGCGCCGGGTGAGATCCCAGCGGTTCCAGGCCAGCAACACCACGCTGAGCGGACGGGCGGCGTTCACGCGGGCGGCCCCGGACGCAGGGCGGACTCCTCGCCGACCGCGGTCCACAGTTGGGCCAGCACGCTGTCGAGGTCCCCTTCGCGCACCGCGGCATCAGCCACCAGGCGTTCGAGCAGGAGGCGGCGGCGGCGCAGGACGTCGTCATGGGCGGCAACGATACGGCGCCAATGGCCCGCATCCTGTGCCGTCGGAAGGCGAATGCCCACCAGGCCAAGCAAACGCCCGGCGAGCGCCGTCAGGCCCCGCCCGATGCGCCAGCTACGGCTGGCGAAGACCGCGTCGGCTTCTTCCAGCAGCTGCGCGATCACCCGGCGCAGCTGCTCCTCGGTGTACGCCGCCTCGGCCAGCCGCAGGCTCAGTTCGTGTTCGCGCGACACGGTGCCTCCCGCATTGGCGCTCATGCGCAACTACGATCCAGTAACGGCCCCAGAAAGGCCAGCCCCAGCAATATCAGCCCCAGCACCAGGCCGATGACCACGCGCAGGCGCTGGTGCGCCCACCCCGGTGGGCAGATCGCATTGTCACCGCGACCGATGCCGGCCAGGAAGCTGCCGCCAAAGGCACACATGAACGGCACCATCGGCAGCAGAAACCGGGCCTTGACGTGCAGCAGCAGGTACAAGGCCAGCTGGTAGGCGAAAAACAGGGCTGTCCACCAGACCAGCGGCTCGCGCCAGCGTCGCCATACGGCCAGGCCCAGCGCAAAGGCGGCCAGCATCAGGGCATGGCTGGTGTAGGCCAGTATCTTCACGGCCGTGACCCGGGCGGCACCCACTTCATGATAGGCGCCCATGAAACCGGCACACGCAGGTCCCGGCAGCTGCGACACCAGCAGTGTCTTGGCGTTGAACAGGCGGAAATACTGGCGGCCGAGCTGGTCACTCAGCGTGGCGACCAGCCCCTGGCGGTGAATCAGGTCTTCCGCGCGCCGGGCGAAGGCGGCGTTGCGTTCACGCACGCCATCGATCGCGAAATACTCGCCGGCCAGCAGCGGCACGCTATCGCCGACGTAGTCGCTGCGCCAGCGGTCGGTCAGGCCTCCCACCCGATTGAACGCGGAGCTGTCGGCGATCAATGGTTTGCCGGTCAGCTGCCAGCCCTGCCACAGGGGCACCGCCGTCACCGCCAGCACGCCGGCGACGCAGGCGAGGCCGGCCAGTACCGAGCGGCGCGTCCTTGCCGCCAGCAGCGCCAGCGTGGGCCAGAACGCGCTGAGGAGGCTCTTGGCGAGCATGGCCACGCCCGCTGCGGCGCCCGCCACCGCGGCACCCGCCCATCCGCCGGAATGGCGCGCGGCCAGCCACACGGCCAGCAGCAAGGCAAACAGATGCGGCACCTCGGGCCACAGCCAGTGGGCATAGCCCAGGGTCGAGGGATTGAGCAGGAACAACGCCGCCGCCGCATTGGCGGCCCGGACCCGGCCGTCGCAGCCGCGCCACAGATCCCGTAGCAGCGCGGCGCACAGGAGCAAAAGAACACTTTGCAGCAGCTGGATCGGCAGCAGGGTGTCACCGAACACGCGCAGACTGCCCGCCAGCAGCCACGCCTGCAGCGGCGGCCACCAGCCGGTGGGTGCCGGCATCGGCCCCTCTCCAGCCACGCCACGCGCCCAGGCGAGGTAGGACACCTCGTCGCCCACCAGGGTCTTGGGCGTGTCGCCCCAGTACAGGCCGAAAAGCAGTGCCTGCAACCCCAGGTACGCGGACACGAACAGCGCCAGCTGCCAGCGCCGCGCTGCCAGTGCGGCGATCATCGCGGGGCGCACCCGGCCGTCGCGCGGGCGCGGCCCGCGCGGGGAACCGATCGCCCGGGCCGTGCCGGCGCGCACACCGGATCGGTCAGTTCGGCTGCGCCGGGGCGGCCGCCGGACGCCGCTTGGCCGGCGCCTTGAAGACCGGCGTGAATTTCTCGCGCTCGCCGCCGGTAGAGATCGATTCGACGTAGTACCAGTAGTCCTTGCACGGGTCGATGGTGTCGTCGCGGAATTCGTACTTTTTGGTTTCGTCGGTGGTGCCGGCGCCCAGCATCGGCTCGGCCGTCAGCTTGGTGAACGGGCCCTGCTCCGCGTCGCCGCGAAACACGTCATAGCCGAAGTTTTCCACTTCGCTGGCGGTCGTCCAACGCGGGGTGTTGGCCAGGCGCTGTTCTTTCGGCAGGGCACTCTGGTCGCCGCAGGCGCCCTCTGGCACATCGACGGCAGGCTTGGCAGCGGCCGCTTCGGGGGCGGGCTTGGCCGGTTCGGTCGTGGCGGCTGGTTTGGACGCTTCGGGCGCCTTGGGATCCGAAGGGGGCGCGCTGCAGGCGGCCAGGACCAGGCTCAGGGCGAGGATTGCCGGGATTTGACGCATGACGACTCCATGATGGTGTGATGCTCAGACGGTGGACGGCGCGGTATGGACCGCCGTCCGTTCGATCGGTTTCCACGACCGTCCGCTGCCGACGCGCGGCGCGCGGAGGACGCATGGAACGGTCCGGTCGAGCATGCCCTTCCTGGACCATCGCAACAGTCGCCGCCCGGGGGAGTTCCAACCGGGTGTGCCGACGCGCTCGGCGCCGGTGCAGACGACACGGCCTGGACAAGCCGGGCCGCGCGCAACGATAGTCGGCGCATGCTTTCCGTGCAAACCCGTCGGCCGCCGCGCCGTCTGTCCGCCATCCTGGTGTGTGTGGTGTTGTTCGTCGGCGCCACGGCCGCCGCGCCAACCGCCGAGCGCGGCTGGCGGGTGGAGATCAGTCCCGGCG
This genomic stretch from Tahibacter amnicola harbors:
- a CDS encoding glycosyltransferase family 39 protein; the encoded protein is MIAALAARRWQLALFVSAYLGLQALLFGLYWGDTPKTLVGDEVSYLAWARGVAGEGPMPAPTGWWPPLQAWLLAGSLRVFGDTLLPIQLLQSVLLLLCAALLRDLWRGCDGRVRAANAAAALFLLNPSTLGYAHWLWPEVPHLFALLLAVWLAARHSGGWAGAAVAGAAAGVAMLAKSLLSAFWPTLALLAARTRRSVLAGLACVAGVLAVTAVPLWQGWQLTGKPLIADSSAFNRVGGLTDRWRSDYVGDSVPLLAGEYFAIDGVRERNAAFARRAEDLIHRQGLVATLSDQLGRQYFRLFNAKTLLVSQLPGPACAGFMGAYHEVGAARVTAVKILAYTSHALMLAAFALGLAVWRRWREPLVWWTALFFAYQLALYLLLHVKARFLLPMVPFMCAFGGSFLAGIGRGDNAICPPGWAHQRLRVVIGLVLGLILLGLAFLGPLLDRSCA
- a CDS encoding glycosyltransferase family 2 protein, with product MSDTATADLPHRVEWDGRQLQMHAAPAAAVDVYIDDILYACLQADGAGRIALDLPHSPSGRSAMALHLRAGPVTSRAVGLHIGQPGLSAAPAIREPRSPPDAELIDARTARRELAHDVAIVVPVYNAPEAVRACLDSVLEHTVGPARLIVIDDASPDPAIAPLLEAYRHRAGVTILRNATNLGFTATANRGITEAGRADVVLLNADAEVAAHWLCGLRRACYTRSDTASATAVSDNAGAFSVPELECENPFPEGWQFVDAARALWQSAGTAYPELPTGNGFCLYLRRSALDAVGLLDAEAFPQGYGEENDWCQRAEAAGWRHVIAGNVLVRHARSQSFGHERRRLLGEAGMRVLRERWPHYEAAVGMTLFSPARRALDWRVRRRYAEPARARPRVLWLDVDPVDIDGWESWRWTSADDGAQLDLRHDGTWRRLETGGGAGDAVAFAAGLRERADYLGRVLQCYAIDTIVLPDQSRAPYPDFLLIARNLAIPALIGSGDDWFQRLERVRSVLRAFADPPA
- a CDS encoding glycosyltransferase → MNAARPLSVVLLAWNRWDLTRRALDTLLATDCTGAQIIVVDNGSTDGTAEGLRDYHDRVRVLTLPRNLGFVRGNNAGIDLAGPTHDIVLLNNDLELRQHDWLLRLRECAYAAADIGIAGCRLVDGEGRLLHAGTVVMPDDGIGVQLASGRVERDVGQYTAPSRDVQGVVFAAVLIRREVIAAIGPLHTDYDTYVEDTDYCLRARAAGFRTVLCGSVSLVHRQHGSTADNAAHRQDLLATGRATFLRHWGGELASRYGRRVMLFGALDFPRATAEWLRPLVRAMDQAGIDVRYRPLHAPVLPAAIAETPDSQDHVLNTIRRRVPLSNVPLLAAGDPALWLTLPTAGFRIGILPDDPFALDACQRAGMQAMDMLWVTREWLVERVRKTGFKGNIHIVPWGVDPDYAHPGIGATHNPHGEFVVAATLRWNEADAPWRLMQVFARAFRREDPVRLVLWVDAPGIDLAAATRAVALNPHGGRVTVLPRPLLPEEQRNGLLAAADAYLALTATPGQGYAALRALAMGKPVIVPATALPCDGVDIPRAFRLPSEPAAAVDLAAVDALRRLVRDVKERQAWPDRCGATLRQERRWLDTAQLMRQLLEQLDGQARPAPRERPPARAQGLVVLGMHRSGTSCVSGLLQLMGAYGGSAAGFLSNPAENARGFLERGDVHAACVEALRLRGGDWSIPLGWDAEALPASRARLRAALRTPLDDLSAAGLWFLKEPRLCLLMPELDDLAADAVFVHVVRAPAAVAASIARRDGLTIPHALALWEHYNLQAFAATKARRRVLVDYHALLDDPLRVTAALHTRLLELGVRGLRRPCAEEIHAWVGAPLASQRHARLPHVSAAQSEFWALLESGRVLLDAPLPALSASSEALLLQLAGEHRQALRREREDRRDG